The Natronoglycomyces albus genome has a segment encoding these proteins:
- the mihF gene encoding integration host factor, actinobacterial type, producing the protein MPLPKLTPEQRTAALEKAAAARKARAELKDKLKSGELSLEDVLKQAENDDIAGKMKVSAVLKALPGIGDKRAMQIMEKLKIADSRRLRGLGEHQRAALLAEFSIGQG; encoded by the coding sequence GTGCCGCTTCCTAAGCTGACACCGGAGCAGCGCACCGCGGCCCTCGAAAAGGCTGCCGCCGCCCGGAAAGCTCGTGCTGAACTCAAGGACAAGCTGAAGTCCGGCGAATTGAGCCTCGAAGATGTGCTCAAGCAAGCTGAGAATGACGACATTGCTGGCAAGATGAAGGTTTCGGCTGTTCTGAAGGCCCTTCCGGGCATTGGGGACAAGCGCGCCATGCAAATCATGGAAAAGCTGAAGATTGCCGACAGCCGCCGTCTGCGTGGGCTGGGCGAGCACCAGCGCGCCGCCCTTTTGGCTGAATTTTCCATCGGCCAGGGCTAA
- the pyrF gene encoding orotidine-5'-phosphate decarboxylase, whose protein sequence is MNDQHNFGLRVQSAIEQRGRLCVGVDPHASLLAAWGLNDDLASATRFSYRLVDAVAQHVGFIKPQSAFFERFGWRGLALLEKVVERSRSAGALVILDVKRGDIGSTMRAYAEAYLPKGAPCEVDAITVSPFLGVGSLQPAVDIATEHGKGLFTLALTSNPEGRSVQSAVGADGRTVSQSVIDAAGLINAAYDPIGPLGVVVGATVGAEKSEVAAKERESKDEIAHTQQQTSESGHDLSKLRGPVLVPGMGAQGGQPEDLKRVLGPALKWSIPTYSRQIAQAGPSLAGIQSAVKDLQAAYRVTTRL, encoded by the coding sequence ATGAACGATCAGCACAATTTCGGTTTGCGGGTCCAGTCGGCCATTGAACAACGGGGTCGTCTGTGCGTGGGCGTTGATCCACACGCTTCCCTCTTGGCCGCGTGGGGTCTCAACGACGACCTTGCCTCAGCGACTCGTTTCAGTTACCGACTTGTCGACGCGGTGGCCCAGCACGTTGGGTTCATCAAACCGCAGTCGGCGTTTTTTGAGCGCTTTGGGTGGCGGGGCCTAGCCCTGCTGGAAAAGGTCGTCGAGCGTTCTCGCTCGGCGGGTGCCTTGGTGATTCTTGACGTCAAACGCGGTGACATTGGCTCCACGATGCGTGCATACGCCGAGGCCTACCTGCCAAAGGGGGCTCCGTGCGAGGTCGACGCGATCACCGTGAGCCCGTTTCTCGGGGTCGGTTCGCTACAACCGGCCGTCGACATCGCCACCGAGCATGGGAAGGGCCTTTTCACGCTCGCGTTGACGTCCAATCCGGAGGGGCGAAGCGTGCAAAGCGCTGTGGGAGCTGACGGTCGCACGGTCAGTCAGTCCGTGATTGACGCGGCCGGGTTGATCAACGCAGCGTACGACCCGATCGGGCCACTTGGCGTAGTTGTCGGCGCTACCGTCGGTGCGGAGAAGTCCGAGGTTGCAGCAAAAGAGCGTGAATCAAAAGACGAAATTGCCCACACGCAACAACAAACGAGTGAGTCTGGTCACGATCTGAGTAAATTGCGAGGTCCGGTGCTTGTTCCTGGCATGGGTGCCCAAGGTGGACAGCCGGAAGACTTGAAAAGGGTCCTTGGCCCCGCATTGAAATGGTCGATTCCCACATATTCACGGCAAATCGCCCAGGCTGGACCCAGTCTCGCGGGTATACAAAGCGCGGTCAAAGACCTACAGGCTGCGTATCGAGTCACAACCAGGCTGTAG
- the rpoZ gene encoding DNA-directed RNA polymerase subunit omega, producing the protein MSGTVADPIGITNPPIDDLLDKAQSKYQLVIYSAKRARQINAYYSQLGEGLLEYVGPLVETTPEEKPLSIAMRELDRGLLETKRTGSTSSDDE; encoded by the coding sequence GTGTCTGGGACCGTAGCCGACCCAATCGGCATCACCAACCCGCCCATCGACGACCTGCTGGACAAGGCACAGTCCAAGTATCAGCTGGTCATTTACTCCGCCAAGCGTGCTCGTCAGATCAACGCCTACTATTCGCAGCTGGGCGAAGGCCTGCTGGAATACGTGGGTCCGCTGGTCGAAACCACTCCCGAGGAAAAGCCGCTGTCGATTGCGATGCGCGAGCTCGACCGAGGTTTGCTGGAGACCAAGCGCACCGGCTCGACGTCCTCAGACGACGAGTAA
- the gmk gene encoding guanylate kinase → MSFPKIHATAQDAGAASRLTVLSGPSGVGKGSVKALIQERYPWVWLSVSATTRSPRPGEIDGIDYHYKSVPEFESQIQRGEFLEWAAFAGNMYGTPRGPVEQKLASGLPALLEIELQGARQVRETMPGAQLVFLAPPSWDELVRRLTGRGTEDSAAIERRLERAREELASEAEFDHTIVNVSVEQAAAELVELLGSPATSKQVVEARL, encoded by the coding sequence GTGAGCTTCCCAAAAATCCACGCAACTGCTCAAGACGCCGGGGCTGCCAGTCGCCTGACGGTCCTCTCAGGCCCGTCAGGCGTTGGCAAGGGCAGCGTGAAAGCCCTCATCCAGGAGCGTTACCCTTGGGTGTGGCTGTCGGTGAGTGCGACCACGCGCTCACCTCGTCCTGGCGAAATTGACGGTATCGATTATCACTACAAATCCGTGCCTGAGTTCGAATCTCAGATCCAGCGCGGTGAGTTCTTGGAATGGGCCGCCTTTGCCGGCAATATGTACGGCACTCCAAGGGGCCCCGTAGAGCAGAAATTGGCCTCGGGCCTGCCCGCTCTGCTAGAAATCGAATTGCAGGGTGCCAGGCAGGTTCGTGAGACCATGCCAGGCGCACAGCTGGTCTTCTTGGCTCCACCGTCTTGGGATGAACTGGTACGCCGCCTCACGGGTCGTGGGACTGAAGATTCGGCCGCCATTGAGCGCCGTTTGGAACGCGCCCGCGAGGAGCTGGCTTCCGAGGCTGAGTTCGACCACACAATCGTGAATGTGTCTGTAGAGCAAGCTGCGGCCGAACTGGTAGAATTGCTCGGTTCGCCCGCTACTAGCAAACAGGTAGTGGAGGCGCGTCTGTAA